Part of the Ficedula albicollis isolate OC2 chromosome 18, FicAlb1.5, whole genome shotgun sequence genome, GAGGAAGCACCAACAGGCACTGTTTGCTGCTGGCAATCTCATGTCCTCAGGCAGGAGCTAGCCTCCATGTGCTCCTTTGTGCACATGCCCTTCACATCTCCAAGgcttcctgccttccctcctctgTCCTTGTCCTCTCTGCCACACCATGTGACTCCTGCAGAAGGAAGCGAGATGAATCCAACCTGTGCCAAGGGCAGAGCATgccagaggaggagctgcaTGCAGATCCTCCCAGCACTCTGAAGGGGAATGGCAACAAGGCAGCAAATGTCTCCAGCTGTCCCTCCCGCtaggcacaggagctgctgagccctgcatccctctccAAGtaaacagcacacagcagagagcCCAAAGCACTGTCCCAAAGGCCCAGCTGGCCCAAACAGGACCCATGGCCATCTGCACTTGGcgagctgggaaaagcagccctTGTTTCTGGGCTGTTTATGCCAAACCACATCCCActggagccagcagtgctcagcaaaGGCAGAACCTGGGAACCACAGATCACCCAAGCACGTGCATCCTGGAAGACACAGgacagcccaggcaggcaggcagggacctccctgggaggagagaagggagcTCCCTGTACTGCAACTACCTGGGGAGGGGCACCCTGAGATCTGCTTGTCATTTCAACACAGAGGCAGCCAGTAGCACCCAGGGATTTTTGACAGTCGAGAGAAGGTCAACTCAGCagcttccctccccagcagctctgagtcCCCCTCTGAGCAGCCCTGAGAGAGGCAGGGACATTCAGCCATTCCCATTAACTGCTCTCTTCAAAACAGGAATGACCGGAGCCCAGTGTTCCAGTCACTCCCAAACACTCCAGCTGGAGCCTGTGGCAGCTGGGCAGTGCATCCAGCAGGAATCCAGGCTCTCCCAGAGAAGACCTCGAGGGCAGCATCCATTAACTCATATTAGTCCATATTCCTTCGCCAGTCCCCTGCCCTCTGGCTGCCCTGACTCCCACAAGCACAGGCTGCACCCCCCacacatccctgcatcccctgggagctgtgagCGGGAGCTGGTGCAAATCCCCCAACACTCACACTGTCCTCACACAggcctgctgctgggaaggccctgggagcagctcccctcTTTCAGATGCCCACTGAAACCTGCACTCCTGCCTGCTGAAACCAGCCCAAGGGATACAAGAAACTGCACCATAAGTGCATCCAGATGCTTCCTGTCCTTCACGTCAGGTTTCTCATGCAGGCAGTGCTTCAGtgccactgcagggacagctcttaCATTACCCCTGTGACTGTACCGAAGCAGAAACCCAAAGGCAAGGCGTCCCCCAAGTGATCCAAACCCTCCAGGTTTACAAGCCAGTTGTCTGAGTGTTCTGAAGGTtaagcccagcctggcacccaGCCAGCCCCTCGCTCCTTTCGCAATCCAATTGCACGGCTCCACACACCCCTGAACAAGAGCCCTTGGCATAAGGGCATCTTACCTTTGGCATGGAAGGTCCACCCAGCACGGGAGTACTCCTGTAGCTgcaccctctgctgctgctgcaggtagCAGACCTCACTGTAAAACTGGTGTTCAATGTAAACAtaggcagcagggatggcaccTGCCACTCCTTTGGCACCAAAAAAGCCATTGACCTCTGGCGAGGCCAGGAGGATGCGGTACTCAGCCCTCGTGCCCAGGATGAGGTCCATGTAGGCCTGAGTCAAGTTGAAGTAGCCAGTGGTGAGGTAAATCCTGGCATCCCGCTCAGCCTCTGTCAGCAGTGTCTCTGTGACCATCTCGTCTATTTGAATCCCAAAGGGCTTCATTTGGATTAAGGGGTAGATCCAGGTGTCGGGCTCTGGTTTCAGACTCCCAGATGCTTGAGAGCCTTGCTGGGATAAGagggagctgcctggctggctgctgtggaaaGTCTTTGCATGAAGGAGCTCTTGTCGTGTGCGGGCTGAGTTGATGACCTCCATGACCCTCCGGTTGGCAATCTCACAGTAAGCCACTTTGTCTCCTGCAGGAAAAGTCAGAGAGGTGGTGTCTGAGGTGTACAGGCACACAGCTACATGTCATCTATCACACTCCAGGAAAAGCTACTGACAGGACATGGACACAGGAACAAATAGGGGCCAACACAGAGTGCACATGACTCTCTGTCCCAAGGCCCAAACCAGCTGTTTCAAGGTCAGCAGATCTATGTTACAGAAGAGAAATGCTCAGCAACTGGCAGCAGCCTGAAAAATCctctgagaaaggaaaggatgaTGGCAAGGCTACACGGACAACCTAGAATGAGCTGGAACATACAAATAAACTCCCACCCCCAGCCTGAACTTACATCACCCAGGAGTGCAAGGCCAGGACAAAAACTGATGACGCAATTAGCCTGGCACATCACTGCCCTTCGCTGCCCAATTTTACGCTTGTTCCCAGTCTTCCTGAACTGATTTCCATTTGATTCCCAGAACAAACTCTACTACAAGAGCTTAATTATCCACAACAGCAGCACATTCATAAACCCTTCAGAACACGCACACCAAGAGCACCTGGAATTGCAGCTGTTAATATCAGAAAAAACTTCTCAAAGGATTGAAGTTTTTGTTCAAAGTCAAAAGCAGCACATTTATGAGGCACATTTATGAGTAAGTTGCAGACTTACTTCCAGCCTCTGCATGCCCTGCCAAATTAGCCTGTGATAGTCACTGTGCTGGGAAAACTCCAACAGACCCAGTCCTGAAACTCAAGCAATCTTGATTTTAATACTGGATGGCACAAAACAGGAGACCCCACAGTCTGAACAATGGTCAGACACCCAGCAACTCCCATACGGCTGGAGCCTAAGTCATCCTTAAACCCTGGCTGTCACTCCTCTCCTCTGCATCCCATCACCCAGCCAGGTGAGACAGCTCCCTCCTACCCTGGTATGGGTGTACCATTCCCTCCATCATCTGGACTGTGtcatcctgctgcagctgcagggacacgTCTCCAATGGCATCCACGAGCTCCGTGAAGAAGTCTGCGATCTCGGGAGAGTCCCGCAGCAGGACGTAGCGGTCCTGACGATTGGTGAAGTACAGATCGCTCAGGTTTGCactgaagggaaagggaagagatgGGTTCAGAGCACGGGCCAAGATCTCAACCTCCCAACCCAGGCTACAGGCCTCACTCTGGGATAGCTGCACTAAAGCACAAATTGGCCATTTCCTTCAGAATCTCAAAATATTCTTCCCTTTAAGAAAGATTCGTTTTCATCTGAGAATCTCatgtgcaggagctgtggttGCTCTCCCATCTCAGAAGAGCACTGACAGGATCAGGATGGAGTCCAGATGTTCAGACggctctggcagcacagccaccctgcccagagcccagtgAAACGATGCACACCAAGGCCAGGCACAGCAGACTCACCCGCTCAGGATCACGTTGTCATCGAAGAGATAGACCTTGATGTGCTGCAGCCCAATGGTCTCGTTGAAGCGCTCAGGGATCAGCAGCCGGAGCAGCCCACGCAGGTTCGGGGTGTGGAACAGGGACACGCGGACCTGCCCGGGAAATCGCTGCAGCAACGGGATCAGCATGGTTCGAGAGTTCTTCCTGCCTGGGAGAGAAAGGGAGCTTCACACAGACATCAGGCAGACAGGACACACCATGACACAGCTCTTCAGCGGGTCACAGGGTCAGCACCCCTCCCATCCACTGGCACTtcacaggtttttcttttttctttgtttttttttttttaatcactttcaTTTGCACTATGTCAATATTGAAACTGACATCCAGAATCAGTCACAGGGCAAGTCTGACGCTTTTAAAGCTTCTTAAGCCTCATCAGCACTGGTAACACATCTACAGGAGTCACTGCAGATGACCACAGGTTCTTGAttcagtgtgctgctgcttccaacAATTCCCATTCtcctttcaaaatgaaaatgtgagcATGATGGGTAAGGGCAAAAATGAACCATGCAAGACTTCAAAAGTTGCACAGAGTAGTTTGGCCCTTCTTGCTCCTACCACctatttttggaagaaaagctgCTCAGCTTCAAGATTTTCTGGGAACATGCAGTTCTGGAATACAAAAGGCCAATCCTGTAAGGTGCATGCTTTAAGCGAGTAGGTCCAGTTGGCCAAGATACCCCCTGAAAAGAACTGTCCCTCCAGGCTAACAGTAAAATCAGGCTCTGACAAAAGCAACGAAGCAATTCCTACCCCGGGAGCCCCTGGTGTAGTCGAGCAGAATGGAAACTCTGAGGTCAGGTGAGCCTTTTGCTTGCAGTGATTTCTCCAGTGTTTCTTCTAAGCAATACACCTGCAGAGAGAGTTCTCTCCTCATTACAAAAGCAAATACACTTTCCAAGGGaagtgctcagcagcaggagactGTGGCCAAGACAGCTCCCACACCCTGGTGTGACTCCTTGCTCCTTGTGCCaagcacagccagctcagcctttgcactgccagcctggcagcctcCACCAGCCTAAGGCCACAGATCAAAGAGCCTCAGTTTCACATGTCCACATTCTTCAGGTCTCACAAGAGCAACTAACGTTAGCAGAAAACTATCATTCCCAAATCACAGACTTGCATCACCAAAGATAAACGTTGGTAGGAATTCACTGCAGTTTTATTCTTTAGCTACAAAGTGTTTGTCCCATGCAAATTCAAATTCTATGTGCAAGCCCAGACAAAGCTGGGCACAAATCCTATACAGGCTCCATCCCCTGTGTGCAAGcccagacacagctgggcacaaaTCCTATACAGGCTCCATCCACCTCTACCCTGCCAGGGCATTTGCTTCCTAACATCAGAACCTGGCAAAGGCCAGGCTTCTTCCTAAAGCCCTTGggcaaaaatgcttttgtttccagaggaaagaacaaaaaaaaggcaaataccATGAAGCAAAGGTGACCTCAGTCTCAAATGCAGAAAACCAACACTTCATCTGTGTCCTGCACCtggacacaaacacagcactaCACACCTACAGCTCAAATCCCATTCAAGAAAAATGCCAAGGAAAAATAGATTCCCGTGAAATGAGTTTTACAAAGCCCCCTGAGCACTCTGAACAGCAGGCCAGTCTGTTCTGACAGGTCCAAGCTAACTATCCCCTGAAGAAGTGCAGCAGTTCCCTGGCCCTGTACCAGAGCTAAACCAGAAGTGCCACGTGCCTCCCTTCATACCCCTCCACTGCCTTCCCTTCCTGACCTTCCCAAACCCTTCCACActcaccagctcctgctcaagGAGTCCTGTTCCCAGGTACAGTGAGGCCATCACCACCCGCTGCTTGGCTGCTCTTATCTGCACCTGGgagcacaaaacacaaattcaGTTTCACAAGGGTGTCTAGTCCTGACGAGCCatcagcccagagctgcactccCCTGGGAGGATGCcttcagccacagctctgcactggctCCCTGGCCTtgggggaggaaaggggaacACATGGAGAGTGGCTACACAAAACatacagagctctgcagagccacagcagcaccatcGCTGCGTCTAAAACTCAAGGAAGAAACCAGTGCTTTCTGGGAAACTGCAGAACACACTCCCTGCAGCTAAACCTATTCCATATGAGAGCAGttagcaggcagcagctgcaaaacTGGGACTGTATCAAAACCATTCCCACAACTTGGAGTCCACACCTTACCTTCAGGAGTTCATAGAATTCCGCTGGGGACGAGAGCACCTTGATGTGCGAGCTGGAGATCCCAAACTCTGGGACCAGATTCCTGATCCACTGGAACCTGTGTGCTCCTTCTGGACAGAGGGAACATGGCGGGGCTGTGATCACTGGAACAGGAGGGGTGAGTAGTGGGGCTAGAAGGAGCCATGATGATCTGTggaaagaaagatggagaaTTCTTTATAGTGAAACCTTTGCTTCCCAGAAAGACTCCACAATGGCAAGAGTGCCTTTCCCTTTCCACAATCTGATCCAGATCACCAAAACCAAatgcagaaacagagaaacacaggcAAAATGTGGGAGAACAGATCTGAACATcaccagctccttccctgagcTGACAGGGAGATGAGGGGAAACAACTCCTCCATCAGGACAAcatgggaggggaaggaggccGGGAGCTGCAGAAGATGACAGTGTGGACACTCAGGTGTCTGGCAGTGTTGTGACGGTACCACCTGTACCTGTAACCAGCCACTTCTGCATTACCTCCATCTCACACAAATCAGCTTGGCCATGGCCAACACTCCCTTCATGTCAAGCTTTGTTCTCAGCTGGGATGAATTTGTTCACGTTTCAGGTTTAAAGATCACAGtgctttaaagagaaaaatgcctCCATCCCTCAATCTTACCCAAAAACAGATCTACAGCACACAAGGTGGCCAAGTGCAAACcccagcaaaggcagagcagtcACACCCCAAGAATAACCCACAAAAGGGGCGAGTATGTCCCAGCAGGAATGAGCCAAGAGAAGTACGAGAGAGGGTCACAACTTCCCCTGCAAACCTCACAAAAGCTGTGAGGGAAACGTCAGGAAACTCattcttcaaaaagaaatttcagaacaaatttaatttctttgaagtCACTTTGGGAAGAAACCAGCTTACTGCCAGCATCACGCAGCGGGTGACAGGAAGCAAGCAGCAACTTCTCCTCTCAGAGGTTTCACACATGCAAATTCATCCAGTCATAGAATTACccctgcaggaggctgttcgCATGACAAAACCACATTTCAACAcaattagcagcagcagctcccatgaGATCCAGGAATCCATGAGCAAGGGACTGAACTGCATCCCTGAACATGACAGGAGCCGTCCCAGCCTGCAAACCCCACTCATGGGAGCCAGGGATGGAACCGGGGGGGCTGGTCCCACCCTGAGGACCACCAGGGCCTCGGGCCAGCAGGCAGCCACTGTCCTGTGGCCCATCCTGATGATTCCACCATCGCCACACAGCAAGAGGAAACTTGATCACAACCTTTACCAGAATTTGTTACGAGGAACTTCGGGCTTTTACCACAATCCAGAGCCCAAATGAACAGAGATTCCAGGAAGATGATTTCACTCATCTGGTTCATGATACAACCCTGGATCTTCACAAGGTTTCCAAACATCCTTACAAGGAAACCAGTCCATAGTGGTGTTTCCTGGAAAATCCAGGAGTTTGTCACTGACTATTCACGAACACCGAAATCTGAGTCAGTCagtgcaggaattcctgggatgGTGAGTTTTAAGAGATTATGTGGACTGGGCTCAGATCACCAGCACGGGCTGTTAAAAACAATGCAAATATCCCTAAAAGgtgcagaaaaaattaaagcagaacagaaacacGAGAAATGCCACTTTTCAGGCACATCCTCGTAAGTCTCTACAGAACCTGAGCCTAACCTTCATACACCTTTGCTCAGCTCAAGCCTCACAGGccacacacagagagcagatTCCCACTGTTCCATCTCTGCAAGGGAGCATGGCACACAAAGCTACAGGAATTCACACTGGATCCAAATATACAGGGTTCTAAAACCCACCAAATCTCAGCCcacagagcagtggcacagctgggctctaacccagccctgcaggtcaCAAACAACATCCTCTGGAATTATTCCCAGGGAGGAAGCAGTGGcaaattttatgtattttacaaTAACAATCAACAGAGATGAATACTGTCCTCATTATCTCATTGGCCAGCCCAATTACACTTCCAGAAGCCAGACCAGCGGCCAAGCAGACACTTTCCAGAAACACGATTCCCAGAAAGCCATCTTCTAGCAGGGACTGTTGGAATTGTGAGTCCCACTGCACTTGCCTGCttggagccagggcagctccaagGGCAGCTCTGAAGGCAGCGTTGGGTTCAGTTTGGAGCATCCAGGCTCCGAATGGAACATCaacctgcagcaccaggactATTTGGTTTGATTCAGATTAATTCTGTATAGGTCAATTTATCCCCACTAATTGCATCCACCAGATTTTTCACTCCCTAAGTAATTTACCATGTGTCAACATCATTTGATCTTTCAACCCAATACTGAAATTCACAGCTTATTCAGTGCTGAGAACCTATGGCTTTTAGAATTATccaaaaaatccatattttgcTCCAGCCACAGAGCCATTGGCACAGCCActggctcccagagcagcagcttctgcccaCCAGTGACTGACATCAGCTCAGTGAATATCCAAGTACAACCAATCCCTGCAACCACGCAGACACAACTACCAGAAACCATGTAACATTATGAAGAAATCATCAAAATTCCACACTATGACAAACCAGGTttcagaggaacagaaaatgaaCTAGGGGGGAGCCCTTTCCATGTACTTCGCATCACTGAGTTAACCAGAAAGAGAAAACGGAATCAAAAGGAACCACCTCAGACCTTTCTGAATAAAAAGCTGACCCTAAATAGAAACAACGgattttttggtgtgtgttctatttttaaaaatgtaggtTTGGTACAGAAACTCACAATGGAGCTGAAACTCTTATTCGCTGTAAAACCTCATCTTCACAGCAGAGGTGAAGTGAAACTGTTTGGCACAGTGCTGTCCTTTCACTCGCACACACACCACCACGGGGGGATCTACGGGCTGCTCTTTGAACTCTGTCACTGCCTTCCAGGGCCCGGCCTAATTTATGTGCCCCAAAAACACTGCTGAGACCAAAAGAGAAGCGTGGGAAGGATTTCCTCGGTGTGAacaagagcagggagcaggctgaCGATGCTGCCGGagcgcagggggggggggggggggggggggggggggggggggggggggggggggggggggggggggggggggggggggggggggggggggggggggggggggggggggggggggggggggggggggggggggggggggggggggggggggggggggggggggggggggggggggggggggggggggggggggggggggggggggggggggggggggggggggggggggggggggggggggggggggggggggggggggggggggggggggggggggggggggggggggggggggggggggggggggggggggggggggggggggggggggggggggggggggggggggggggggggggggggggggggggggggggggggggggggggggggggggggggggggggggggggggggggggggggggggggggggggggggggggggggggggggggggggggggggggggggggggggggggggggggggggggggggggggggggggggggggggggggggggggggggggggggggggggggggggggggggggggggggggggggggggggggggggggggggggggggggggggggggggggggggggggggggggggggggggggggggggggggggggggggggggggggggggggggggggggggggggggggggggggggggggggggggggggggggggggggggggggggggggggggggggggggggggggggggggggggggggggggggggggggggggggggggggggggggggggggggggggggggggggggggggggggggggggggggggggggggggggggggggggggggggggggggggggggggggggggggggggggggggggggggggggggggggggggggggggggggggggggggggggggggggggggggggggggggggggggggggggggggggggggggggggggggggggggggggggggggggggggggggggggggggggggggggggggggggggggggggggggggggggggggggggggggggggggggggggggggggggggggggggggggggggggggggggggggggggggggggggggggggggggggggggggggggggggggggggggggggggggggggggggggggggggggggggggggggggggggggggggggggggggggggggggggggggggggggggggggggggggggggggggggggggggggggggggggggggggggggggggggggggggggggggggggggggggggggggggggggggggggggggggggggggggggggggggggggggggggggggggggggggggggggggggggggggggggggggggggggggggggggggggggggggggggggggggggggggggggggggggggggggggggggggggggggggggggggggggggggggggggggggggggggggggggggggggggggggggggggggggggggggggggggggggggggggggggggggggggggggggggggggggggggggggggggggggggggggggggggggggggggggggggggggggggggggggggggggggggggggggggggggggggggggggggggggggggggggggggggggggggggggggggggggggggggggggggggggggggggggggggggggggggggggggggggggggggggggggggggggggggggggggggggggggggggggggggggggggggggggggggggggggggggggggggggggggggggggggggggggggggggggggggggggggggggggggggggggggggggggggggggggggggggggggggggggggggggggggggggggggggggggggggggggggggggggggggggggggggggggggggggggggggggggggggggggggggggggggggggggggggggggggggggggggggggggggggggggggggggggggggggggggggggggggggggggggggggggggggggggggggggggggggggggggggggggggggggggggggggggggggggggggggggggggggggggggggggggggggggggggggggggggggggggggggggggggggggggggggggggggggggggggggggggggggggggggggggggggggggggggggggggggggggggggggggggggggggggggggggggggggggggggggggggggggggggggggggggggggggggggggggggggggggggggggggggggggggggggggggggggggggggggggggggggggggggggggggggggggggggggggggggggggggggggggggggggggggggggggggggggggggggggggggggggggggggggggggggggggggggggggggggggggggggggggggggggggggggggggggggggggggggggggggggggggggggggggggggggggggggggggggggggggggggggggggggggggggggggggggggggggggggggggggggggggggggggggggggggggggggggggggggggggggggggggggggggggggggggggggggggggggggggggggggggggggggggggggggggggggggggggggggggggggggggggggggggggggggggggggggggggggggggggggggggggggggggggggggggggggggggggggggggggggggggggggggggggggggggggggggggggggggggggggggggggggggggggggggggggggggggggggggggggggggggggggggggggggggggggggggggggggggggggggggggggggggggggggggggggggggggggggggggggggggggggggggggggggggggggggggggggggggggggggggggggggggggggggggggggggggggggggggggggggggggggggggggggggggggggggggggggggggggggggggggggggggggggggggggggggggggggggggggggggggggggggggggggggggggggggggggggggggggggggggggggggggggggggggggggggggggggggggggggggggggggggggggggggggggcgatcGCCGGGCACCGGGGGTGCGGTGCTGCCCAGGAAAGGGGATCGCGGGGATGTCGGTGCCTCAGCGGTGGCCCGGGGTAACGGTGTGCCCCCGGgagtgggagagcagcagagcatcaGAAGTGGTGCTCCTGGAGAGGGGCGAGAGCGGGGGGCAGCAGGTGTGCCGGTGCTCCCGGCAGGGAGAGCGGGGCACGGGGGTGCCGCTGCCGCAGGAGGACGGCAGCCGGGAACGGGGGCTGCCGGTTCCCCCGGGAAGGGAGAGCCGGGGACGAGTGCTGCCGGTTCACGGGAAGAGAGAGCTGGAC contains:
- the PGS1 gene encoding CDP-diacylglycerol--glycerol-3-phosphate 3-phosphatidyltransferase, mitochondrial, with translation MFGNLVKIQGCIMNQMSEIIFLESLFIWALDCEGAHRFQWIRNLVPEFGISSSHIKVLSSPAEFYELLKVQIRAAKQRVVMASLYLGTGLLEQELVYCLEETLEKSLQAKGSPDLRVSILLDYTRGSRGRKNSRTMLIPLLQRFPGQVRVSLFHTPNLRGLLRLLIPERFNETIGLQHIKVYLFDDNVILSGANLSDLYFTNRQDRYVLLRDSPEIADFFTELVDAIGDVSLQLQQDDTVQMMEGMVHPYQGDKVAYCEIANRRVMEVINSARTRQELLHAKTFHSSQPGSSLLSQQGSQASGSLKPEPDTWIYPLIQMKPFGIQIDEMVTETLLTEAERDARIYLTTGYFNLTQAYMDLILGTRAEYRILLASPEVNGFFGAKGVAGAIPAAYVYIEHQFYSEVCYLQQQQRVQLQEYSRAGWTFHAKGLWLYLAGSDLPCLTLIGSPNFGYRSVHRDLEAQVAIVTENRALQQQLHQEQEQLYLCSGVVSTSTFEQPNRYVKLWVKLVTPLIKNFF